GATGGGTGAGTTTTCTACACGTCAACCTTTAGTTTTATTCCTCCACAGGACACGTAGAGCTTTCAGCCTATAAAACACCAGAGAACATTAATAATTAAAAGCGACTGAACTGACTCTGCTTCACTTCCTCCGTCCAGGCTTCATGTcggtgacacacaaacatccagagTTCATCAGGGACCCCAACATCTGCGGGATCAAACACGTGCATTAGTGCCCGGCGGCGTCACACAAGAAGTTTCTTTATGTGAGAAATGAATTGAGGAATAAACAGCAgttctcacagcagcagctctcactttatttatttctgaaaatgaaaccaaacaaagaGGATGAGCTCAGTCTCTGGTGGATCTTCAGCCTTTTATTCTCACGATGCTGAAACCAGATGTGGATTAAAAGCAGCGTCACGAGTCTTTGGTTCCTCTGAGGCGACTGAAATCTGCTGAgtcatcatcatctgtttcCATGACGTTTGTCCACAGACCGATCAGCTGACAGCTGCACGAAACactggaatgtaactaagtacatttactcaactactgaAGTACAAATTTTAGATACTGCAACTTTAGACTTGTAATCCACTacttttgtctgacagctttagttacagttactttccagattccttcctgtccgGTGAAAAGCTCGTACCTCCAGATGttgttctgtttaaaaaatgcagcatccacattaatgcagcaggaatttatatccacaaacatcagatatgatgagaaacactgacaggaacgttttactgctgcatcaacacttttactttaagtacttttAGCTGGTAATACTTTAACTGAGGGTTTTGGATGCAGTCTGATGTCACTGgaggtgaatgaatgaagctgatCATATTTTCAATCAATCATTTTGTTAATGTGTTCAATACTTTGCTGCAGAACTGAagacgttcccatcagcctcagctggacgatgctaacacgctaaacattagcatgttagcatttagccgacagcctcacagagctgctagcacggctgcaGAATGAAGCAGCGTTTCTGTTGATGAACTGAGAGACTGCAACATAAAATCATGAATCGGTTctcaaaatataaaaacatcttCCTGACGTTCCCTCGTTGGTGACAGAACTGTTCGCTGACATTAAAGCCTGTTTAATATTAACCAGTaaagaacaacaggaagtgatggaaaAGCGACTCGTTTTCCCGTCATGAGCTGGTTTTCCTGCgtttctcctctctggctgctgtttcCCAGAGTTCCTCCTGCAGGGACGCAGCAGGGCGAGCGGTTCCTGAGCGCCGGCGCTGTGCGAGCCCGGCGGCGGCAGCGGACACGTCTCCGTCCTGCTCCACGCCGCAGCGGACGTCACGAACAGGAAACCCCTCCAGGGTTAAAGTCTGCGTGTGGAACAGAGGAGAACAGGCGAACAGAGCTCTGACGGCCTcgtgcagcagcaggttgttctTCTGCTCAGGTGGATCCTCGTCTGAGGCTGCCGACACACAGAACACTGACTTCAGACAAACATCCTGACTTCCTGTTCTAGTGAAGATCACTCTGATCATGTGATAAAGTAACGACTGCGAACCTTTTCCCGCTCCGctccgcctcctctccctcaggcGTCTCCTGAGAGCCGAAACCTCCGCCTGCAGCGTTTCCACCAGACGTtcgctctcctccacctccccgcAGGCTTTCTGTCcggcagcaaacacaaagaatgaGCGTGCGAGGCGGCGGGAAGTTAAAACACACCTGAACGCGTCCCGCCGccgctcacctgcagctccgTCTGCAGACAATCGTTCATCTTATTCACCTCGTTGACTTCTCTCAGCAGCCCGTTGGAGGAGAAGAACTTGGAGCTGGAACGACAGGAGAGAAGCAGGAAGTTAGAGGAGCAGGCGCGGCGTGGAGCTCGACCTCGGCGTGCAGCGGCGTACCCGTGTTTCTTCACGGTGAGGTTATAACCCGCCGCGGAGCACGCAGACGACACCTTCCAGTACGCCAGCTGTTCCAGTACACCCAGGTTGTTGACCAGCACGGGAACGTTGATGAACCGCCTGCACAGAACCGGAAACACGCACACTCACGTTCAAACAGCCGCGAAGAAGAACTCACACCACTGCAGTACACGAAGTAATACCACAGTCGATCACTCGCCTGCTGCGTGAGATGAAGGCGGCGTACTCCATCCTGTGAGTGGACCCCGAAGCCGTTCCCTGGCCGGACGTCAGCAGTACGAAGATCACGTGAGGGTTGGACAGTGCGCTCTTCAGCTTCTCGTGGACCGTCCTCTCCCTGAGCGTCATCTGCTGCTCCGTGTTCCTGCGCTGCCGGTACCAGCCAATCACGTTCTCCTCCAGGCgttcaaacacaaagcagctccGTCAGCGCGGGCGCACCAAACATTTCAACGCTTCGGACGTTCATCTGTCTGATTTTACCTGCTTATTGTCCGCCAGGATGTTCCTGACGGCGTCCACGTCCACGTCTCCAAGGCTGTCGTAGAAGCTGCAAACAGGGACGAGGACGAGACATTAAGACCATCTGCAGTCACACTGGATCAGGGTCCAGTTCTGGGTCCTCGAGCTAACCGCAGTCTGGACCTCAAATCTGCTTAAAAACTCATCTGGAGCTGTTGTCATAGCAACAAGGCCAGCAGCCCAGCTGACTAAACAAACATGTTAACAGTGagccacaaacaggaagtcactgtcaGACACAATGAGACGGACACACACGTCTTGATTGCTGACAGACTTGTGCCTCGTGTACCTCCAATCACATGATCagctctcagccaatcacatgagTGCTGATTGTGGTTTCAACTCTCTACTCCTTTTGCcttgatttcaaaataaaagcgcaGTGTTTGTTAAAGATAACTGAATTCAAAGGATTAAATTAGCTGGATGAGAATAACAGGATTattttagcctgttagcctgttagcctgaGCTCGTTCAGCAACATGTGAAGAACAGAAGGCTGGTTTGAGATCAGATATTAAAGAGTATCCAGTACTCACCCGTTCAGTTTGTGGCAGGCGACGTGCTTCTGGATGTCTGTCGAAGAATGAAGAGAGGTTAGCAGAACTAGCGGTTAGCATGTGTAACGCCATACGTGATCCAGTTCCAGCGATCCACTCACTGTACACCTCCTCGATGTGAATGTGATCGGCCTGAGAGTCGCTGATGGTGATCTGCTCTTCAACTTTACTCTCTCCGAGGATGAAACCTTCCTGCAGAGAGACGACACACAGAAATCAGATgcttcacagtgtgtgtttgatctgaTCTGTGGTCTGATTCATTCAGCGCAGCAGATATCTGAGTTTACACTGGACCACACCTGGACCGCACCTGGACCGCACCTGGACCACAGGCTGAGGCACCTGGCAGATGACTCTCAGTCACTGTGTGTAGTGTAGTGTCTATAGTGCATGTGTGGCGTGTATATGTgtagagtgagagtgtgtgtgtgtgtgtgtgtgtatgcgaaCAGGGactgtttattgtttcagtctttttttttttttttttacttttcttgctGCTTGATGTGatttaaaactgaatatttctcAAATCTTTACCTTTAACACTCAGTTGTACCTCTCTGATACACATAGTTACACATGTACTGGATACCAGTCGTTCCCCCAGCACCCAGTAGGGGGCGCTAACTGGGCGCCAGTAACTTTAGTTAAAATTGGACTATTGTTAGTTTTTACTTCAGCCGAACTCACCAGCAGCTCCACATGTCATTTAACTTGCATGGACTCATACTTCACAGGCTACAGAAACGCGTCCTGGACCGGAGTCTCTTAAATGTGGTCTTTTTTGAACGGAGTCTGGTATTCTGGGACGGTTCGGTCTTAGCTAGTTTTGAAAAGTTGGAGAAATGGCGTTCTGGGAGTTTTAGCTTCACTTCAACGAGAAAAACTCCTTCACTGCTACAAACCACAGGCTGAAACCTCGACGATTAAACCATTAACCAAGAACTAATCACGTGAAAAGTTTGTTAATATAGTGGGGACAtatgtgttctgttgtgtttgctAGCTGTGCTCCTCTAACGGAAACGTAACCGCCGGGCGGACTCCCTTTAAAACACATGAACGTATCTCTCACCACGTCTGAATCGCTGTTCACGTGCTGGAACATTAGAGAAGCTAACACGATCCCGGGGATCCGGACGGACGGCTCCGCCATGCTGCTCGTTCTCCACACAGATCGACCGGGACGCGGTTCTTCCTCTGGCGCGGGACGCCATCTTGAAGCGCGCGAGGGGGGTGTTTCCCGCCGGGAGGGCGGGGCCGAGGGGCTTCAGGCTCGGACACAAGTTAACTTCGGTTGTTGTGACCGGACGTTTAAGACTGCGGGACCCTCGTCGACTGGCAGGTACTCCgtctaactgtgtgtttgtctgtttgagCTTTAGCTGACTTTAAAAACACGAATACTGAACTAACGGAACAACAACTGAGtaattttactcaagtacaCGGTGGAGGTACTTTGACTTTACTCcagtcttttctttctgctgaatgttttcaatcaatcaatcgattaatggagaaaataatgagcagattCATGCAGAAAGGAATCAAtagttttactttttacatactttttctGTTGTAACGTTTTAATACAGGACTTAGAGTATTTTTACTGgctggtattagtacttttactgtagtaaaagtacttttactgtatcTCAGAGttatttttacttaagttaaAGTAGAAATACAACTGTGTACAGATACTCCATCACAAGCCAAAGTcctatttatatatatattcgtaatcaaagtaaatgtactcaAGTATTCtcagcaaaatgtgcttaaagtatcAGAAGTAACAGTAGTCATTGTACCAactatgaaatgaaataatttgacATTGTTGCattattgtgattattattgttgCATTAATGTGATGATTGACAGCCGGAGTGAATCAGCTGATCGACTCTCATTCTGACATCATTCGTGCCCTAACGAGTAACGAGTGATCAATTAATTAAAAGAGTTCCGGATGaacttcttcagcttcttctctcaTCGAGACACAAAATAAACCTTTGAATAAAGGTTCAATCCGATCTTCCGGCCTCTTTCTGAACGTCAGTTGGCGcctcagagagaaatattagaaatgaaatgtgattaaAGGCTGAACAGAAGGAGCTAATTAACTCCCTGACCAGTCACATCTGTCCTGATGTGTTCTCCTGTCCGTCCTTTCAGCTGTGAAACCGAGTCCAGCTGAGGCGGAGTGTCTTCGGTCCCGCGGCTGTGTGTTGGACGCAGTGACATGCTGACCTGATGGCGGCGCTGATGAACGAAGAGGGGGGCGTGGCCTCGCGGCTGCAGGCGGCGGCGGCGACGGAGGACCTCTGGTGTTTGGCCTTGGGGCTCTTCCAGGTCTGGATGTTCGTGGTGGTGTTTCTCATCATGCTGCCCGCCATGTTCGGACTCTCTCTGGGGGTCACCGGGGTCTACATCCAGGTCCTCGTCAGAGTGCTGGAGGTAACggagcagctgtcagtgtgccGGAGTTCAGTCAGTGTTTACTTCATGTGTTTGTTCGGTGATGAAACGTGCAGCAGGAGGCGCCGTGTCAGAGGTCGTCTGAAGTATCTGTCTTTGCAGTGGGCCACGTTACGGATCCAGAGAGGACGGCGGGAGCAGCCCAGCGTGCCGGTGCCTCTGCCCAACGGTACGCCGCTACAGACGGGCTGTGAGGCGGCCATCTTTGATTTGACCTGCTTTTATTATCTAATCGAATATAGATTTAATAATATCgacatcacagtgtgtgaagAAACTATTAATGAACCTGGTTTGAGTGAAAAGATTTACTGATGACATGCAGGTGAGTATTAAAAAGGAATACTGCGTATGTAGAAATACCTGTTCCACATATTTAGTGTTTTCTCTCAGGTTggtgttcattcattcaggaaTTCTTTCACTAAATCTGACAAAATCTCACTGAAATGTCTGAGATGATGCAGTGATGAGGTTTTCTAtccaaaggtcagaggtcagcttcactgtgacatcatcacattGTGCAGAAACTTTTCTGACcatcactcagcagcagaaGGCAGGTTGAGACCACGTTTCACACCTGCTCACATCCTGAGCTGGTTGTTtcacagtctgcagcttctctgcagcagcagccacatctGAAGCATCGCCgcgagctgattggttgttgATCTTCAGGTGGTTGTAGTGGCACCAGGTGATGATGCTGTGTGGTAGACTGCGGTGTGTTAagctagtagcagctaatgtagcctgcaGGTGCGGTCACCCTCTGAGAAACGCCTGAAACGCTGAGTCACAGAGTCAGTAAAAGAGCGGAacgtgattggctgctgcactgctctgcaCACGGCGAAGTGATTCATGTGAGGGTTTGAGGCTTTAGGTTGTGGACTTGAATTATTTCCTGAtgaatcatgaaaataatcgACAGATTTGTCAGTAATTGGCGGCGTAGTGCCGATGATCTGCCACCGCTGGACTGTCTCCAGAGCAGATCAGCTGATGACGAAGCAGCCAGTCAGCAGCTCCACTTCCTGGTTTGCGCTGTCGGGACATTGTGTCCTGCTGGATGAGGggtttgtttcagctgcaaaGAGAGGCCATgtgacgctgtgtgtgtgtgtgtgtgtggagggggggtcTCTCCATCGGTCTGGTGGTGGgttgcagtgtgaacacacatgGTTCGTCTCAGGATGATGATGCAACAGCAGATTGCACAACTGTAGTCAAACAGCCGACTGCTGCGGTTTActgtgaaacactgaagctcTGTCACAGCCACCACATGTGAGCGTCTGCTGGTTCTCCCCCCGTCCTCCCCCCGCCTCACAGCAGAATACACGAGTATCACTGAACATGAGAAACCTCCACACCGTAGACCTGCTGGCATCGTTAAAGCATCGTCTCATAAATGCTCCCCTTCAGAGCTAAAGATCGTCGCTCATTCTGGACGGTCCAGTCATGTTTGAGGAAACTGAGCTGCACTCGAAGGGTTAAACACGTCTGAGAGGTCGGCGAACTCGTGATCCTCGACTGGAACATAAAGCTCAgtgttcctctgctgcagcctcatttAATCTCATTTCAAGCTTTAGTCTCCAGGAGAACCGAAGCTTTAACACGACCAGCAGCTCATCATTAACATGAGTCAGCAGCTCGTTATTAACACGAGTCAGCAGCTCGTTATTAACACGAGTCAGCAGCTCGTCATTAACATGAGTCAGCAGCTTGTTATTAACACGAGTCAGCAGCTCGTCATTAACACAAGTCAGCAGCTCGTCATTAACATGAGTCAGCAGCTTGTTAATAACACGAGTCAGCAGCTCGTCATTAACACGAGTCAGCAGCTCGTCATTAACACGAGTCAGCAGCTTGTTATTAACATGAGTCAGCAGCTCATCATTAACACAAGTCAGCAGCTAGTCATTAACACGAGTCAGCAGCTCGTCATTAACACGAGTCAGCAGCTAGTCATTAACACGAGTCAGCAGCTCGTTATTAACATGAGTCAGCAGCTTGTTATTAACACGAGTCAGCAGCTTGTTATTAACACGAGTCAGCAGCTCGTTATTAACATGAGTCAGCAGCTTGTCGTTAACATGAGTCAGCAGCTTGTCATTAACATGAGTCAGCAGCTCGTCATTAACATGAGTCAGCAGCTCGTCATTAACATGAGTCAGCAGCTCGTCATTAACATGAGTCAGCAGCTCGTTATTAACATGAGTCAGCAGCTCGTTATTAACACGACCAGCAGCTCGTCATTAACACGACCAGCAGCTCGTTGTTAACATGAGTCAGCAGCTCGTCATTAACATGAGTCAGCAGCTCGTTGTTAACATGAGTCAGCAGCTCGTCATTAACATGAGTCAGCAGCTTGTTATTAACATGACCAGCAGCTCGTAATTAGCACGAGTCAGCAGCTCGTCATTAACACGACCAGCAGCTCGTCGCTAACACGAGTCAGCAGCTCGTTGTTAACACGACCAGCAGCTCGTAATTAACATGAGTCAGCAGCTCGTTGTTAACACGACCAGCAGCTCGTCATTAACACGAGTCAGCAGCTCGTCATTAACACGACCAGCAGCTCGTTATTAACATGAGTCAGCAGCTCGTCATTAACACGAGTCAGCAGCTTGTTATTAACGTGAGTCAGCAGCTCGTCATTAACACGAGTCAGCAGCTTGTTATTAACGTGAGTCAGCAGCTCGTCATTAACACGAGTCAGCAGCTTGTTATTAACATGAGTCAGCAGCTCGTCATTAACACGAGTCAGCAGCTTGTTATTAACACGAGTCAGCAGCTTGTTATTAACATGAGTCAGCAGCTCGTCATTAACACGAGTCAGCAGCTTGTTATTAACGTGAGTCAGCAGCTCGTCATTAACACGAGTCAGCAGCTTGTTATTAACATGAGTCAGCAGCTCGTCATTAACACGAGTCAGCAGCTTGTTATTAACATGAGTCAGCAGCTTGTTATTAACATGAGTCAGCAGCTCGTCATTAACACGAGTCAGCAGCTTGTTATTAACATGAGTCAGCAGCTTGTTATTAACGTGAGTCAGCAGCTCGTCATTAACACGACCAGCAGCTCGTTGTTAACATGAGTCAGCAGCTCGTTATTAACACGAGTCAGCAGGAGAAACCAGGAGAAACCAGGAGATAGCtcctttcttctgctgcttgttGATGTGACGCTAAAACCAACCGCTGAGTGACAGAAAACTGATTCTGAATCAGATCACAGGACAAACTTCTTCACGTCTTCTGTTTAAAACAAACTGAGGCTGTTTGTGTTAGTTAATGAGTCACATGTTTGATGTTACacaacacaatgaaacacacacacacacacttacacactcacacacacagagacacacagacacacacacactctctctcacacacacacacacacacacacacactctctctcacaggTGTGAGGTGAAACAGGTGTGTCCACTCAGGTGtccattcagtcagtcagaggtAGAGGAGACGTCGTCCACTGTGGGCTCCTCATGTCAGATGCAGATTTGTTGCTTGGTCAGTCTCAGTTTATgtcaataaatatatatatatatatatatatatatatatatatatatatatatatatatatatatatatatatatatatatatatagcctccagccaataacagcacaCAGGTGAGGTCAGCGGCCAGGTGAACAGGAGGAAGCGACAAAAGTGACGAACTCAGCACAGGAAGGTGCCACTTCCTGCGGATCACATGTCAGAACATGTCTGCGGTACGCTGCTACGGGCTGACATTCTGTATCTGAAGCCCCCAGTTGTGTGATTTCGTCCCAGGAATCATCGAGCGAGTCGGGGGCtcgatggaggaggaggtgggccAGCTGCGGCGCTCTCAGTCCCTGGCGGGGGGCAAGTTCGCTCTGAGCGATGCCTTCTACTTCTACAAGAAGGGTTTGGAAAGCATCGTGGACGACCAGGTGACCCAGCGCTTCTCCTCCGAGGAGCTGGCCTCCTGGAACCTCCTCACCCGAACCAACCACAACTTCCGCTACATCAGCCTCCGCCTCACCATCATCTGGGGCCTCGGCGTCTTCGTCCGCTACTGCGTCCTGTTCCCGCTCAGGTCAGTCTGAGGCGCCTCCTCACGAGATGGCGATGTGGCCTTTAAAGGAGGCGCGCAGGACTCGTCAGTCTCTAGGCTCGGCCTTATACCTCtgagtcgccccctgctgtttGATCATTATCGCTACAAGCACACAATTAACCAGATTAGTCCCAGAAAAGACTTTCAGCACCTCCTTCCTGTTCCTGCAGGATCACGCTGGCCATCATCGGCCTCTCGTGGCTCGTCATCGGAACGGTTCTGGTTGGATTTCTACCTGAGAGCAGGTACGACAGCGAGCCGCACCCGCGCGGCAGCTCCTCCAATCAGGTGGTTCAAATCTGAGGCTCTAACGGGgcccttgttttttttgtgtgtgactgtatcAGTGTGAAGAGCTGGCTCAGCGAGCTGGTCCACCTGACCTGCTACAGGATCTGTGCCAGAGGTCTGTCCGCCACCGTCCACTACCACAACAGGTGAGTCGCAGCTCAGCGCCACCGGCAGGTTCCACGCAGCAGCTGCTAGCAAacatccttcttcttcttctactgtttcctgcagagaaaataaacctCAGAAAGGAGGAATCTGCGTCGCCAATCACACCACGCCGATCGACGTGGTGATTCTGGCCAATGACGGCTGCTACGCCATGGTGAGTGTCACCAGCAGGTGGGTCAGCATCTCTCGCCCCAGGTGTGCGACGCAGCGATGTCACCGCTCGGCTCCCTGTCGTCCACAGGTGGGTCAGGTCCACGGGGGTCTGATGGGGGTCATCCAGAGATCCATGGTGAGGGCGTGTCCTCACGTTTGGTTCGAGAGGTCGGAGATGAAAGACCGCCACGCCGTGACGAGCAGGTGAGATGGACAGAGCCGATCAGCATCTgtcagaacaggaagtgattctGCGTCATGTGACGACGATGCACAGAAGAAGTCGACGAAAGTGCACTGTTAGCATTAAAtagctagcattagcagaaGCTAACTGAAGCTAACTTCAGTCCAGCAGGCTGAGAGTGATGCTGCTCCTAAAGTCATCTGAACCGAAACAAACAGCCTGAAAATCATGGTGAAAGAGGACACTGAGCCtgttttcatcctcttcatcgTGCCAGCagcgtgatgatgatgatgatcctgATCCGTGAAGCTGACTAATGCGTCTGTtcctctgtctgcaggctgAGAGCTCACGTTGCAGCTAAGACCAAACTTCCCATCCTGATTTTTCCTGAAGGTCAGAGTCTGCCGGGCCGTAGCTCGTGGTgcgaggatgatgatggtggtggtttcaTGGTCAGATAACTCGTGTCTCCGTTTCAGGAACCTGCATCAACAACACCTCAGTCATGATGTTTAAGAAGGGAAGCTTTGAAATTGGAGGGACAATCTATCCGGTTACGATAAAGGTATGAAGCACCTGAAAAATTAGGTTTTTTTGAATGGACTCTGGTGCAGTGTGTCAGTATTTCCTGTGTTGTCGTGCTGCTCGCCGCCGTTCAGTGGACCTCCTTCCGAGGTTTCGGTATCTCACCTTCAGTTCTCGCTGTGTGCCTCAGTACGACCCCCGCTTCGGTGACGCTTTCTGGAACAGCGCTAAACACAACATGGTCAGCTACCTGCTCCGCATGATGACCAGCTGGGCCATCGTGGTCAACGTGTGGTACCTGCCCCCCATGACCATACAGGTACAGCTGAGTGTGGAACGCCCCCCCTTCTGTCAGACAGGAACCACGTGGCTGAACTGAGGAACCGCACCAGACACAATGTGATCAGCTGCACTGTGGCTGTGTAGTACTGCACCCAGGTGTTGTATTACTGCACTGTGGTGGTGTATTACTGCACTGTGGCTGTGTAGTACTACCCAGGTGttgtattactgcactctggtggtgtattactgcactctggtgttgtattactgcactctggtgttgtattactgcactctggtGTGTTATTACTGCACTCTGGTGTTGTATTACTGCACTGTGGCTGTGTAGTACTACACAGGTGttgtattactgcactctggtggtgtattactgcactctggtgttgtattactgcactctggtgttgtattactgcactctggtGTGTTATTACTGCACTCTGGTGGTGTATTACTGCACTGTGGCTGTGTAGTACTACACAGGTGgtgtattactgcactctggtGTTTTATTACAGCActcttgtgttttattactGCACTCTGGAACACATCACTGGTACTGATACTGCAGTTTCTCTGTGTATTCATGCAGTCAGccaacagcagcctgcagtATCTGCAGGTTTTAATGACCACGTGGGGTCTCTGATGTGTTTAGGGTGAAATAATCAACCTGAAAAGGtgttttcatcctgttttctcACCTTGTCTGTAGTTTCTGCTCCGTGCCTGCAGAGGGCAGCTTTTCCTCTTTAAACAACGTAATGTAGGGACTGAAACCTGCATCATACTGTCAGACTTTCTGTGTTATGGTGTTGATGTGAGTATTACTGCATATGCACgtgtactctgtgtactttGTGTACcatgtgtgtactgtgtgtgttgtgagcaggatgatgaagatgcagcTCAGTTTGCCAACAGAGTGAAATCTGCCATCGCTCATCAGGGAGGACTGCTGGACCTGGCCTGGTGAGGATCATCTAAATACTCAGATTACTTCAGAACACTTCACTcatcatcagtggtggaaagtaatcaagtactgtactgacATACAGTTGCTGAAGTAATTTAACTGTaaatttcagagggaaataattGACTGAATTGAATTAACATTAGAATTACACTGTACTCATAATGAGTACTTTGCATACTTGCAGTACGTTTCGTTGGGGGGGGCTCGTCCTCGGTGTCTGGAGACGTGAAGagtctttgtgtctttcagggATGGAggactgaaaagagaaaaagtgaaggATTCATATaaggaggagcagcagaagaTGTACAGTAGCATCATCGCTGGACAGAACGCCGCCAGCTCCCCGAAACCCACAGAGGAGCAGTGACACTGGTCAGACTGGGGGCTCTGGTCAGACTGGGGGCTCTGGTGAATCTGGACTCTGATCATCGTTAGCAGTCTCATGTGAACTGGTTGAACTCTGAGAACATTTTTAACTCTGAAGTTTTATTTTCCGGTTTTTAAACGAGTGTGTGCAGGAGAGCGTTTCCACCAGCAGGAGGCAGCGTGTGACAACACAATAATCCTGCACATCCACCCGCTGctcctctcctcgtcctcctccagccGCTATCAGGCTGGACATTGTGTCTTCTTATCATTCGACCCGAcggtgtgttttaatgtttctgatTTTTAAACCTGCTGCTCTGAAAAGAAatcatgaagaagaagaaaagtgacGATAATGAAGGAGAAGCTGTGGATCAGCTTTAAATCAATCATTAATTATATGTGTGATTCTATCAGCCACCAAATGTGACAGCAGATATTtgcattatttccatttttattctttgctttttattttctttgttctgttcAAACAGACCAAACATCAGGAACGAAACAAGAAcccaaaatataaaatacatcaaaaaataaaacaataaaaaaaatcaaccagaaacattttaaaaaatccagatGTGGCCTCGTCATGTTTCGGGTCGGGACCCCTCAGAGGGTCACAGCagaactgatgatgatgatgatgacgttTTATTCTTCGGCCTTTTTCTCGCGAATTATTGAGCGGTTATAGTTAATTGAGTCAGTTACCGCTGGCGACCGGCGATGTGAAGCATTTTGATTGGACGCTGCAGCTGGTTTTTAAACAGACAGT
The Chelmon rostratus isolate fCheRos1 chromosome 19, fCheRos1.pri, whole genome shotgun sequence DNA segment above includes these coding regions:
- the abraxas1 gene encoding BRCA1-A complex subunit Abraxas 1 isoform X2, with protein sequence MAEPSVRIPGIVLASLMFQHVNSDSDVEGFILGESKVEEQITISDSQADHIHIEEVYNIQKHVACHKLNGFYDSLGDVDVDAVRNILADNKQENVIGWYRQRRNTEQQMTLRERTVHEKLKSALSNPHVIFVLLTSGQGTASGSTHRMEYAAFISRSRRFINVPVLVNNLGVLEQLAYWKVSSACSAAGYNLTVKKHGSKFFSSNGLLREVNEVNKMNDCLQTELQKACGEVEESERLVETLQAEVSALRRRLRERRRSGAGKASDEDPPEQKNNLLLHEAVRALFACSPLFHTQTLTLEGFPVRDVRCGVEQDGDVSAAAAGLAQRRRSGTARPAASLQEELWETAAREEKRRKTSS
- the abraxas1 gene encoding BRCA1-A complex subunit Abraxas 1 isoform X1; its protein translation is MAEPSVRIPGIVLASLMFQHVNSDSDVEGFILGESKVEEQITISDSQADHIHIEEVYNIQKHVACHKLNGFYDSLGDVDVDAVRNILADNKQENVIGWYRQRRNTEQQMTLRERTVHEKLKSALSNPHVIFVLLTSGQGTASGSTHRMEYAAFISRSRRFINVPVLVNNLGVLEQLAYWKVSSACSAAGYNLTVKKHGYAAARRGRAPRRACSSNFLLLSCRSSSKFFSSNGLLREVNEVNKMNDCLQTELQKACGEVEESERLVETLQAEVSALRRRLRERRRSGAGKASDEDPPEQKNNLLLHEAVRALFACSPLFHTQTLTLEGFPVRDVRCGVEQDGDVSAAAAGLAQRRRSGTARPAASLQEELWETAAREEKRRKTSS
- the gpat3 gene encoding glycerol-3-phosphate acyltransferase 3 encodes the protein MAALMNEEGGVASRLQAAAATEDLWCLALGLFQVWMFVVVFLIMLPAMFGLSLGVTGVYIQVLVRVLEWATLRIQRGRREQPSVPVPLPNGIIERVGGSMEEEVGQLRRSQSLAGGKFALSDAFYFYKKGLESIVDDQVTQRFSSEELASWNLLTRTNHNFRYISLRLTIIWGLGVFVRYCVLFPLRITLAIIGLSWLVIGTVLVGFLPESSVKSWLSELVHLTCYRICARGLSATVHYHNRENKPQKGGICVANHTTPIDVVILANDGCYAMVGQVHGGLMGVIQRSMVRACPHVWFERSEMKDRHAVTSRLRAHVAAKTKLPILIFPEGTCINNTSVMMFKKGSFEIGGTIYPVTIKYDPRFGDAFWNSAKHNMVSYLLRMMTSWAIVVNVWYLPPMTIQDDEDAAQFANRVKSAIAHQGGLLDLAWDGGLKREKVKDSYKEEQQKMYSSIIAGQNAASSPKPTEEQ